In Candidatus Thermoplasmatota archaeon, the following are encoded in one genomic region:
- a CDS encoding amino acid ABC transporter permease yields VWLVLPVVGIRLPIFWAGAVALLANTAAYQAEAIRAGIQGVQTGQMEAALSLGFTHPQAMRHVVLPQAFRTSLPALGNEIVILLKDTSLVSVIGVVELTQVGRIFSARTFLVLETWLGVAAIYLVLTYTLALVLRRLEVRVAIPGLGVGGSRA; encoded by the coding sequence GTGTGGCTCGTGCTGCCCGTCGTGGGCATCCGGCTGCCGATCTTCTGGGCCGGCGCCGTGGCGCTCCTTGCCAACACCGCCGCGTACCAGGCCGAGGCCATTCGCGCAGGCATCCAGGGCGTGCAGACGGGGCAGATGGAGGCGGCCCTCTCGTTGGGCTTCACGCACCCGCAGGCGATGCGGCACGTCGTCCTGCCTCAGGCCTTCCGCACCTCGCTTCCGGCGCTGGGAAACGAGATCGTGATCCTCCTCAAGGACACCTCGCTCGTGAGCGTGATCGGGGTGGTCGAGCTCACGCAGGTCGGCCGCATCTTCTCCGCGCGCACGTTCCTCGTGCTCGAAACCTGGCTTGGCGTCGCGGCGATCTACCTCGTCCTCACCTACACGCTTGCCCTCGTCCTTCGCAGGCTCGAGGTGCGCGTGGCGATCCCGGGCCTTGGCGTGGGGGGTTCGCGCGCGTGA